In Sphingobacteriaceae bacterium, the following proteins share a genomic window:
- a CDS encoding family 88 glycosyl hydrolase, with translation MKKIILLSAFAASFTYAHAQYTSGKGNDVTSPLHLMKPDYVTPYSAMSKEDIKKVIDRVYAYLDAVTPAQMVNKQTNEVVSDILKLDTNTIVQPGDYRLTSYEWGVTYSAFLRATETTSDKKYSEYVKKRFDFLATWVPPVKKLVDAGKYKTKDFPLHQPIAPHALDDAGAVCAAMIKATNAGLNTNLRPLIDNYIAYVATKEYRLADGTLARNRPQKNTLWLDDLYMGVPAIANMGKLTNEKKYFDDAVNQLKLFTERMFNKEKGLYMHGWVEGMEQHPQFHWGRANGWAILTMVELLDVLPENHEGRPYVLSQLKAHAKGLASYQSGFGFWHQLLDREDSYLETSATAIYAYCFAHAINKGWLDAKAYAPAAMLAWNAVATKVNDKGQVEGTCVGTGMAFDPAFYYYRPVNVFAAHGYGPVIMAGAEMYELMKTSPLKLNDSSIQYYKDK, from the coding sequence ATGAAAAAAATAATCTTACTATCCGCCTTCGCCGCAAGTTTTACATACGCACACGCTCAATACACGAGTGGTAAAGGAAACGATGTTACCAGCCCGCTTCATTTAATGAAACCTGACTATGTAACTCCGTATTCGGCCATGAGCAAGGAAGACATTAAAAAAGTGATAGACCGAGTTTATGCTTATCTCGATGCGGTAACACCTGCGCAGATGGTAAACAAACAAACCAACGAAGTGGTTAGCGATATTCTAAAACTGGATACAAATACAATTGTTCAACCTGGCGATTACCGCTTGACAAGTTATGAATGGGGTGTTACCTATTCTGCTTTTTTGCGCGCTACTGAAACTACCTCAGATAAAAAATATTCAGAGTATGTCAAAAAACGTTTCGATTTCCTTGCCACCTGGGTTCCACCTGTAAAAAAATTAGTGGATGCAGGTAAGTATAAAACCAAAGACTTCCCTTTACACCAACCAATTGCACCACATGCGCTAGATGATGCCGGAGCGGTGTGCGCTGCTATGATCAAAGCAACAAATGCCGGATTAAATACAAACCTCCGTCCTCTTATTGATAATTACATTGCTTATGTGGCAACAAAAGAATACAGATTGGCTGACGGAACATTGGCCCGTAACCGTCCGCAAAAAAACACCTTATGGTTAGACGATCTATACATGGGAGTTCCCGCAATCGCTAATATGGGAAAACTAACAAACGAAAAAAAGTATTTTGATGACGCTGTTAATCAACTTAAATTATTTACTGAACGCATGTTTAATAAAGAGAAAGGTCTTTACATGCACGGGTGGGTAGAGGGCATGGAGCAACACCCGCAATTTCACTGGGGACGCGCTAATGGTTGGGCGATTTTAACCATGGTTGAATTGCTAGACGTACTACCAGAAAATCATGAAGGAAGACCATATGTACTATCGCAACTAAAAGCACATGCGAAAGGCTTAGCGTCCTATCAATCGGGCTTTGGATTCTGGCATCAATTATTAGATCGTGAAGATTCTTATCTGGAAACTTCTGCCACAGCCATCTACGCTTATTGTTTTGCGCATGCTATTAATAAAGGGTGGCTGGATGCTAAGGCCTACGCGCCAGCAGCTATGTTAGCATGGAATGCCGTAGCCACAAAAGTAAATGATAAAGGGCAAGTAGAAGGTACCTGTGTTGGTACCGGAATGGCCTTTGATCCTGCATTTTATTATTATCGTCCTGTAAATGTTTTCGCTGCGCACGGATATGGTCCGGTAATTATGGCCGGTGCCGAAATGTATGAACTTATGAAAACGAGTCCCCTTAAACTTAATGACAGCTCCATTCAGTACTACAAAGACAAATAA
- a CDS encoding glycoside hydrolase family 2 protein translates to MIKKIFLFSVFSLALSGTSQTQWPTITQANKPWTRWWWEGSGVDKEGLSAAMKLYQQAGLGGLEITPIYGVKGAEDKFLNFLTPQWTEMLQYTLNEAAKLNLGIDMATGTGWPFGGPWVKPADACKNIHLKTYSLKEGEELKDTIYFTQKTMVRTVSGKPVDITTLSYPIATNKNLQTCAFDQVVYPIPLDLHVLMAYSDKGVVIDLTKKVNAKGKLNWKAPKGNWNLYALFMGWHGKQVERAAPGGEGDVIDHFNEQALKNYLSEFDKAFKGKDLSGLRSFFNDSYEVDDARGQSNWTPEFFKEFSARRGYDLRNELPSLYQIEKSEKTARVLYDYRLTISELLLEKFTKPWHTWAKEKGKLIRNQSHGSPANILDLYDAIDIPETEGKNAMRFKFATSAANVSGKPLASAEASTWLNEHFVSKLSDVKKNLDDYFVGGVNHIFYHGTNYSPQNDAWPGWLFYAAVHFTPSNPFWKDFGTLNNYVAHCQSFLQKGKSDNDVLVYFPYNDKISEVNNEADYRQTYSEHDPKHVSGFLYHFDGMNGFEKTDFKTSSDMLLEKGYTFDFISDKQLELTTSTGGLLETTGNSYKTILLSNTKYISLQTFTKLADLVKSGATVIFYKDSPSLVPGLSHLKKNQAGLDALLKQLNYSKTSVTSIQQAVLGKGKFIKGDDLSELLKFASVSRESLADKGLGFVRRKLGTGHYYFITNSGTNRINDYVSIESKGATVVLFDPMFERKGLAKIKKDDGGKIEVFLQLEPGESCILQVTPTIVNDVLFPYSKSNGSAEVLKGKWIVKFLSGGPVLPASYETENPAPWTAQSAADYQNFSGTAEYSTTFDKPTTNSEAYQLDLGKVEESAEVILNGKKMATLIGPNYKVIIPAASLQDNNQLQIVVTNGMANRIIDLEKRGVEWKKFYNVNFPAHDAENRNKDNLFTAKSWTVRPSGLTEKVTLSPITLEHKP, encoded by the coding sequence ATGATAAAAAAGATTTTTCTCTTCAGCGTATTTTCTCTAGCCCTTTCAGGCACTTCACAAACGCAGTGGCCGACAATAACCCAGGCAAATAAACCATGGACCCGCTGGTGGTGGGAAGGAAGCGGCGTTGACAAAGAAGGTTTAAGTGCTGCGATGAAACTCTACCAGCAAGCAGGACTTGGCGGTTTAGAAATAACTCCCATTTACGGAGTAAAAGGCGCGGAAGATAAATTCTTAAATTTCTTAACACCCCAATGGACCGAAATGCTTCAGTATACTTTAAACGAAGCGGCTAAACTAAACCTGGGCATAGACATGGCAACCGGCACGGGTTGGCCTTTTGGCGGTCCCTGGGTTAAACCGGCAGATGCTTGTAAAAATATTCATCTAAAAACATACAGCTTAAAAGAAGGCGAAGAATTAAAAGACACGATCTATTTTACGCAAAAAACCATGGTGCGAACCGTAAGTGGAAAACCAGTAGACATCACCACACTTTCCTATCCTATTGCAACAAATAAGAATTTACAGACCTGCGCCTTTGATCAGGTTGTTTATCCAATTCCTCTCGATCTTCATGTGTTAATGGCCTATTCTGATAAAGGAGTTGTTATTGATCTTACAAAAAAAGTAAATGCAAAAGGCAAATTAAACTGGAAAGCTCCGAAAGGAAACTGGAATCTTTACGCACTGTTTATGGGTTGGCATGGCAAACAGGTCGAACGGGCCGCTCCTGGTGGTGAAGGAGATGTTATAGATCATTTTAACGAACAAGCTTTAAAAAATTATCTTTCAGAATTTGACAAAGCATTTAAAGGAAAAGACTTATCCGGTTTAAGAAGTTTTTTTAACGACTCTTACGAAGTAGACGATGCGCGAGGTCAAAGCAACTGGACTCCGGAGTTTTTCAAAGAATTCAGTGCAAGACGAGGTTACGATCTAAGAAATGAACTCCCATCGCTTTACCAGATTGAAAAATCTGAAAAGACAGCTCGCGTTCTGTATGATTATCGCTTAACTATTTCTGAACTACTTTTAGAAAAATTTACCAAGCCATGGCATACATGGGCAAAAGAAAAAGGAAAATTAATACGCAACCAATCGCATGGATCTCCTGCCAATATTCTTGATTTATATGATGCTATCGATATCCCGGAAACAGAAGGAAAAAACGCCATGCGTTTTAAATTTGCAACTTCAGCGGCCAACGTAAGCGGCAAACCTTTGGCATCAGCAGAAGCATCTACATGGCTCAATGAACATTTTGTTTCTAAATTAAGCGACGTTAAAAAAAACCTCGATGATTATTTTGTTGGAGGGGTAAATCATATTTTTTACCACGGTACAAATTACTCTCCCCAAAATGATGCATGGCCGGGCTGGTTATTTTATGCTGCAGTGCATTTTACTCCTTCAAACCCTTTCTGGAAAGATTTTGGAACACTCAATAATTATGTAGCGCACTGCCAGTCTTTTTTACAAAAAGGAAAGTCAGATAATGATGTGCTGGTTTACTTCCCTTACAATGATAAAATATCTGAAGTAAATAACGAAGCTGATTACCGCCAAACCTATTCTGAACACGATCCGAAACATGTATCCGGATTTTTATATCACTTTGATGGCATGAATGGTTTTGAAAAAACTGATTTCAAAACATCTTCAGACATGCTACTTGAAAAAGGATACACTTTTGATTTTATTTCTGACAAACAACTTGAACTGACAACCTCTACAGGAGGACTTCTGGAAACTACGGGCAATTCTTACAAAACAATTTTGCTGAGCAATACAAAATACATTAGCCTGCAAACCTTTACCAAACTTGCGGACCTCGTAAAATCAGGCGCAACCGTTATTTTCTATAAAGATTCTCCCTCTCTTGTTCCAGGACTATCGCATTTGAAAAAAAACCAGGCCGGACTGGACGCCCTTTTAAAACAATTAAATTACAGCAAGACCTCGGTTACCTCTATACAACAAGCGGTTTTAGGTAAAGGAAAATTTATTAAAGGAGACGACCTTTCTGAACTTTTAAAATTTGCTTCTGTAAGCAGAGAAAGTCTTGCTGATAAAGGTCTCGGTTTTGTGCGCCGTAAATTAGGAACTGGCCACTACTACTTTATTACAAATTCAGGTACCAACAGAATAAACGATTACGTTAGCATAGAAAGTAAAGGGGCCACAGTAGTTTTATTTGATCCTATGTTCGAAAGAAAAGGCCTCGCTAAAATTAAAAAAGACGATGGTGGAAAAATAGAAGTTTTTCTTCAATTGGAACCAGGTGAAAGCTGCATTTTGCAGGTCACCCCTACCATTGTTAATGATGTTCTTTTTCCTTACAGCAAGTCTAACGGTTCTGCAGAAGTGCTAAAAGGAAAATGGATTGTAAAATTTTTAAGCGGAGGCCCGGTGTTGCCGGCAAGTTACGAAACTGAAAATCCCGCGCCATGGACGGCCCAGTCGGCAGCAGACTACCAGAATTTTTCCGGAACGGCCGAATACAGTACCACATTCGATAAGCCAACAACCAATTCTGAAGCCTATCAGCTTGATCTTGGAAAAGTTGAGGAAAGCGCTGAAGTAATTTTGAACGGAAAAAAAATGGCCACACTTATTGGACCGAATTACAAGGTAATTATTCCTGCAGCTTCGTTACAAGACAATAATCAACTACAGATAGTAGTAACGAATGGAATGGCTAACAGAATTATTGATCTTGAAAAAAGAGGTGTGGAATGGAAAAAATTCTACAACGTTAACTTTCCGGCGCACGATGCCGAAAACAGAAACAAAGACAACTTATTTACTGCTAAAAGCTGGACAGTGCGTCCGTCGGGCCTTACAGAAAAAGTAACACTAAGCCCCATTACACTTGAACATAAACCTTAG
- a CDS encoding ammonia channel protein: MSICLFFPGNDSIPPVAPTINAADTAWMLASTALVLIMTPGLAFFYGGMVSKKNVISTMLQSFVSMVVITMLWVLVGFSLCFGESLGGIIGNPFTFFMMKDVMNGTPWVTAPTIPLILYAIFQLKFAIITPALITGAFAERIRFSAYLVFICLFSVFIYSPLAHATWHPEGILFKLGVLDFAGGTVIHMSAGWAALASALYLKRRNDVSHSPARITYVMIGTGLLWFGWFGFNAGSAYAANSTAANVLATTSIASAAAAFAWICFDVFRKRKPSAMGTCIGIVVGLVAITPAAGYVSISHAILIGCISSVISNLVIEFRSRTSIDDTLDVFPSHGVGGIVGMLLTGVFASSAVNSAVVDNGLFFGESRLFLVQLLAMVCVSVFIFGGTWILLKITDMIIPLRVDAEAEFLGLDLSQHGEKL, translated from the coding sequence ATGAGTATTTGCCTGTTTTTTCCTGGCAATGATTCTATTCCGCCCGTGGCGCCCACAATTAATGCCGCTGACACAGCGTGGATGCTGGCGTCTACGGCACTTGTTTTGATTATGACGCCGGGACTTGCTTTTTTTTATGGGGGTATGGTGAGTAAAAAAAATGTTATCTCAACCATGTTACAGAGTTTTGTTAGCATGGTGGTCATCACTATGCTATGGGTATTGGTTGGATTTAGTTTATGTTTCGGGGAATCACTTGGCGGAATCATAGGCAACCCTTTTACTTTTTTTATGATGAAAGATGTCATGAACGGCACGCCCTGGGTTACTGCCCCGACAATTCCATTAATTTTATACGCGATTTTTCAGTTGAAGTTTGCAATCATTACGCCGGCACTTATCACCGGCGCTTTTGCAGAGCGTATCCGTTTTAGTGCTTACCTTGTTTTTATCTGTTTGTTTTCAGTATTTATCTATAGTCCACTTGCACACGCCACCTGGCATCCTGAGGGAATTCTCTTTAAGCTGGGTGTTCTTGATTTTGCAGGTGGAACTGTTATTCACATGAGCGCCGGCTGGGCCGCTCTTGCCAGTGCTTTGTATTTAAAACGCCGTAACGATGTTAGTCATAGCCCTGCGCGAATAACTTATGTAATGATAGGTACAGGTCTTCTTTGGTTTGGTTGGTTTGGTTTTAATGCAGGTTCGGCTTATGCAGCAAACTCAACAGCGGCAAATGTTTTGGCTACTACTTCTATTGCTTCAGCAGCAGCAGCCTTTGCGTGGATTTGTTTTGATGTATTTAGAAAAAGAAAACCGAGTGCCATGGGCACATGTATTGGAATTGTGGTTGGACTCGTGGCTATTACTCCCGCTGCCGGGTATGTAAGTATATCCCACGCTATTTTGATAGGATGCATCAGCAGTGTGATAAGTAATCTTGTAATTGAGTTTAGAAGTCGTACTTCTATTGATGACACCTTAGATGTTTTTCCGTCACATGGCGTAGGAGGGATAGTTGGAATGCTTCTCACGGGTGTATTTGCAAGCTCGGCAGTAAACAGCGCTGTTGTTGATAATGGATTATTTTTTGGTGAAAGCAGGCTGTTTTTAGTTCAGCTCCTGGCGATGGTTTGTGTTTCTGTATTCATTTTTGGCGGAACCTGGATTCTTTTAAAAATTACTGACATGATCATTCCTTTAAGAGTAGATGCCGAAGCGGAATTCTTAGGCCTCGATTTAAGTCAGCACGGCGAAAAGCTCTAA
- a CDS encoding rhamnogalacturonan acetylesterase — MLFKQIIKISVVTLLALYVTKTYSQKNTDLKFDFGNNTAPSGFIKITPQTKFTYNLGYGFVNTTDLVSISDSSKNTFSRGYITSNKPFFFAVKLPDGNYDVTITLGDGTGRSATTVRAECRRLFLQNVKTKQGEILKQSFTVHVKDSLIRNAEDKIISSVKLKPRERSYLHWDNLLTLEFNDSLPKVRMIEIKRNEKAITVFLAGNSTVVDQDREPWAAWGQFFPSFFESQKICIANYAESGETLKAFEKENRLAKLMSLAKKGDYLFIEFTHNDQKPGGNHLDPFTTYKDTLKSWIRQAKKRNIIPVLVTSMHRRVFDSSGHVVNTLLDYPEAMRQAAREEKVVLIDLNAMSKVLYESWGVENSVKAFVHYPAHTFPGQDLELKDNTHFNPYGAYELARCVISELHRSNLPLKNYLKKDISDFDPSKPDAFSNWYWPLSPLTESVKPTEIKLNEL, encoded by the coding sequence ATGTTATTTAAACAAATAATTAAGATCAGTGTTGTTACTTTGCTTGCGTTGTATGTTACAAAAACTTACAGCCAAAAAAATACAGATCTTAAGTTTGATTTTGGAAATAATACTGCTCCATCAGGATTTATAAAAATAACTCCACAAACAAAATTTACTTACAACCTCGGTTATGGATTTGTGAATACTACAGATCTTGTGAGTATCAGTGACTCTTCAAAAAACACTTTTTCCAGAGGATATATTACCAGCAATAAACCTTTTTTTTTCGCTGTAAAACTGCCTGATGGAAATTATGATGTAACCATTACTCTTGGCGATGGCACTGGAAGATCAGCCACAACTGTTCGCGCAGAATGCAGACGTTTGTTTTTACAAAATGTAAAAACAAAGCAAGGTGAAATTCTTAAACAAAGTTTTACCGTACACGTTAAAGATAGCCTCATAAGAAACGCTGAAGACAAAATTATTAGTTCCGTTAAATTAAAACCAAGAGAACGGAGTTATTTACATTGGGACAACTTACTTACCCTGGAGTTTAACGATAGCCTTCCGAAAGTAAGGATGATCGAAATTAAAAGAAATGAAAAAGCTATAACTGTTTTTTTAGCCGGCAATTCTACGGTAGTTGACCAGGACCGTGAACCCTGGGCGGCGTGGGGACAGTTCTTTCCCTCGTTTTTTGAATCGCAAAAAATATGCATTGCTAACTATGCAGAGTCGGGAGAGACCTTAAAGGCTTTTGAAAAAGAAAACCGCCTGGCGAAGCTTATGAGTCTGGCAAAAAAAGGAGATTACCTTTTTATTGAATTTACACACAACGATCAGAAACCTGGCGGTAATCATTTAGATCCTTTTACCACCTACAAAGACACCTTAAAATCATGGATCCGCCAGGCAAAAAAAAGAAACATCATTCCAGTTCTGGTCACCTCGATGCACAGAAGAGTTTTTGATTCAAGCGGGCATGTAGTGAATACCTTGCTGGACTATCCGGAAGCTATGCGCCAGGCTGCCCGGGAAGAAAAAGTAGTACTGATAGATTTGAATGCCATGAGCAAAGTACTTTACGAAAGCTGGGGTGTCGAAAACTCAGTTAAAGCATTTGTGCATTATCCGGCACATACCTTTCCAGGACAGGATCTCGAATTAAAAGACAACACACATTTCAATCCTTATGGCGCTTACGAACTGGCACGCTGTGTAATAAGTGAATTGCACCGATCGAATTTGCCTTTGAAAAACTATTTAAAAAAAGATATTTCAGATTTTGATCCATCTAAACCCGACGCCTTTTCAAACTGGTATTGGCCGCTTAGTCCATTAACAGAATCAGTAAAGCCGACGGAAATTAAACTCAACGAACTATGA
- a CDS encoding glycoside hydrolase family 2 encodes MKKIFFVSLFAVFYFADIFAQTKQIQYLSGTGSDKTVAWDFFCTSGRKSGAWTKIQVPSCWEQQGFGEYNFGRDYKTYGKNFRFADEKGMYKFEFKVPASWKDKEVFIVFDGSMTDTEVKINGKPAGKLHQGAFYRFKYNISDKLKYDQTNLLEVTVSKMSADESVNNAERLADYWIFGGIFRPVFLEAVPKQAIDYVAIDAKANGDFAMQVHTKGLLQASDIVTEIRDSKNKIVASTTTKANKDDSLILVTSKVQNVLQWTSETPRLYSVNVSLRAGGKTLYQLSEKTGFRTIEIRRGNGVYINGVQVKMKGVNRHCWWPTTGRTLNDSLQLADVKLLKEMNMNAVRCSHYPPDAKFLDLCDSLGLYVLDELAGWQKWYSSKAGEPLVKELVLRDLNHASIIFWDNGNEGGTNKELDDDFYKWDFSKRPVIHPHHKPGNEYNGIDCNHYEDFYSSTKILNDSLIYMPTEFLHAQDDGGAGSAMSEFWELHWNAKKSAGGFIWAFNDEGIVRTDHNNQVDANGVNAPDGILGPFREKEGSFFALREIFSPVKISMKKLPDNFSGSIEIENRYHFTNISTCTFQWALVNYRKPQESFAGYTIAKKGSALAPSIAPLQKGNLSIPIPADFKNYDALVLSANDGFGKEIYKWTWKIKPNTLLLDGIVTMNDSIASAYENDTAYVLSGSDIIISLSKKTGQLANGLKSKSSTMDKLSFSNGPLFTQGETKVLASKRYKDGNNAIVEFVYEGNLKSAKWTIFGSGWVKLDYEYNLNGTYNFSGISFSYPENFILGVKWMGKGPYRQWKNRSAGTPVNVYHKLYNNTQTGYSPMIYPEFKGYYGDITWMEFNTVEGKFYVASQDTGLYVRLFDFYGLTGIKNFPELPVGNISFLDCIPPMGTKLGLTINPNTHVLGVQSEQTKISGPVKRTLWFYFGLPKSDASKKEQYSRPAIDEVFDTTAPKTN; translated from the coding sequence ATGAAAAAAATATTTTTTGTTAGTCTTTTTGCTGTGTTTTATTTTGCCGATATTTTTGCGCAGACAAAACAGATTCAATATTTGTCCGGCACGGGAAGCGACAAAACCGTTGCCTGGGATTTCTTTTGCACCAGCGGAAGAAAGAGTGGCGCCTGGACTAAAATACAAGTCCCTTCCTGCTGGGAACAACAAGGCTTTGGAGAATATAATTTTGGACGGGATTATAAAACTTACGGAAAAAATTTTCGGTTTGCGGACGAAAAAGGGATGTATAAATTTGAATTCAAAGTCCCTGCTTCCTGGAAAGATAAAGAGGTGTTTATTGTTTTTGATGGATCTATGACGGATACAGAAGTCAAAATCAATGGCAAGCCTGCAGGTAAATTACACCAGGGAGCTTTCTATAGATTTAAATACAATATCTCAGACAAACTTAAATATGACCAGACAAATTTGTTAGAGGTAACTGTAAGCAAAATGTCAGCCGATGAAAGTGTGAACAATGCCGAGCGCCTTGCTGACTACTGGATTTTCGGCGGAATTTTCCGTCCGGTTTTCTTAGAAGCAGTTCCAAAGCAAGCTATTGATTATGTAGCTATAGATGCAAAAGCCAATGGCGACTTTGCCATGCAGGTTCACACGAAAGGGTTGTTGCAGGCATCTGATATTGTTACAGAAATACGCGATTCAAAAAATAAAATCGTGGCAAGTACTACGACAAAAGCAAACAAAGACGATTCACTTATTCTAGTGACTTCAAAAGTTCAAAATGTTTTACAATGGACTTCAGAAACCCCAAGACTTTATTCGGTAAACGTTTCGCTAAGAGCTGGCGGGAAAACACTTTACCAGCTTTCAGAAAAAACCGGATTCAGAACAATTGAAATAAGAAGAGGAAACGGCGTTTATATTAATGGTGTACAGGTAAAAATGAAAGGTGTTAACCGTCATTGCTGGTGGCCAACGACAGGCAGAACATTAAATGACAGCCTTCAGCTGGCAGACGTAAAGCTGCTAAAAGAAATGAACATGAATGCCGTGCGATGTTCTCACTATCCACCTGATGCAAAATTCCTGGACCTTTGTGACTCTTTGGGACTATATGTTTTGGACGAATTGGCTGGCTGGCAAAAATGGTATAGCTCAAAAGCGGGCGAGCCATTGGTAAAAGAACTTGTACTAAGAGATTTAAATCACGCCAGTATTATTTTCTGGGATAATGGCAATGAAGGTGGAACCAATAAAGAGCTCGACGATGATTTTTATAAATGGGATTTCTCAAAACGTCCCGTAATTCACCCACATCATAAACCAGGCAATGAATACAACGGCATTGATTGTAATCATTATGAAGACTTTTACAGCAGCACAAAAATTTTAAACGATTCGCTAATCTACATGCCTACAGAATTCCTGCATGCACAGGATGATGGCGGCGCCGGCTCTGCGATGTCGGAATTCTGGGAATTACATTGGAATGCAAAAAAATCAGCCGGTGGATTTATCTGGGCATTCAACGATGAAGGCATTGTAAGAACAGATCATAACAACCAGGTGGATGCGAATGGCGTTAACGCGCCCGACGGAATACTTGGTCCGTTCCGTGAAAAAGAAGGTAGCTTTTTTGCCTTGCGAGAGATATTTTCTCCTGTTAAAATTTCAATGAAAAAACTACCCGATAATTTCTCTGGCAGCATTGAAATTGAAAACAGGTACCACTTCACCAATATCAGCACCTGTACTTTTCAATGGGCCCTGGTTAATTACAGAAAGCCCCAGGAAAGTTTCGCAGGTTATACTATTGCTAAAAAAGGCTCTGCCCTAGCCCCTTCTATTGCACCGCTTCAGAAAGGAAATTTAAGTATCCCGATCCCGGCGGATTTCAAAAACTACGATGCACTTGTTTTAAGCGCCAACGATGGGTTCGGAAAGGAAATATATAAATGGACCTGGAAGATTAAACCCAATACATTATTACTTGATGGCATTGTAACTATGAATGATAGCATTGCTTCCGCGTACGAAAATGATACCGCGTATGTTCTTTCTGGTTCGGATATTATCATTAGTCTGTCGAAAAAAACCGGGCAACTGGCAAACGGGTTAAAGAGTAAATCTTCTACCATGGATAAATTGTCGTTTAGCAATGGGCCTTTGTTTACACAAGGAGAAACTAAAGTACTGGCTTCAAAAAGATACAAGGATGGAAATAATGCCATTGTTGAATTTGTTTATGAAGGAAATTTAAAATCGGCTAAATGGACAATCTTCGGCAGTGGATGGGTAAAACTGGATTATGAGTATAATTTGAATGGCACATATAATTTCAGCGGAATAAGTTTTTCTTATCCTGAAAATTTTATTCTTGGCGTTAAGTGGATGGGCAAAGGTCCATACCGCCAGTGGAAAAACCGTAGTGCAGGCACTCCAGTAAATGTTTATCACAAATTGTATAATAACACACAAACAGGTTATTCTCCTATGATTTATCCCGAATTTAAAGGCTACTACGGTGACATTACCTGGATGGAATTTAATACTGTTGAAGGAAAATTTTATGTAGCGAGTCAGGACACGGGTCTATACGTGCGTCTTTTCGACTTTTACGGCTTAACAGGCATTAAAAATTTCCCTGAGTTACCTGTTGGAAATATTTCCTTTCTCGATTGTATTCCACCAATGGGAACAAAATTAGGATTGACTATTAATCCGAATACTCATGTTCTTGGTGTGCAGAGTGAACAAACAAAAATAAGCGGTCCGGTAAAAAGAACACTGTGGTTTTATTTTGGTTTACCTAAAAGTGATGCATCTAAAAAAGAACAGTATTCGCGGCCTGCAATTGATGAAGTGTTTGATACAACTGCTCCCAAAACAAACTAA
- a CDS encoding DUF4440 domain-containing protein — translation MPKIKTLSKKLILTLALMTSISTTTIAQSKEEKEVASALEALRVAMVDADKKGLEEAASEDLSYGHSGGHVEGKAEFVDKIASGKSDFVTIEVSNQTIKIVGDNAIVRHDLKLETNDGGKPGNVSLHVLYVWKKQHGHWKMIARQAVKIAH, via the coding sequence ATGCCAAAAATCAAAACCTTAAGTAAAAAACTAATCTTAACACTCGCCCTTATGACAAGTATTTCAACAACCACAATCGCACAATCAAAAGAAGAAAAAGAAGTAGCAAGCGCCCTAGAAGCTTTACGAGTTGCCATGGTTGACGCTGATAAAAAAGGCCTGGAAGAAGCAGCATCAGAAGATCTTAGCTATGGTCACTCTGGTGGTCATGTAGAAGGTAAAGCAGAGTTTGTAGATAAAATTGCAAGCGGAAAATCTGATTTCGTTACCATTGAGGTTTCAAACCAGACCATTAAAATTGTGGGTGATAATGCCATTGTAAGACATGACCTTAAACTGGAAACCAACGATGGTGGTAAGCCAGGAAATGTTTCACTACACGTTTTATACGTTTGGAAAAAACAGCATGGCCATTGGAAAATGATCGCCAGGCAAGCAGTTAAAATTGCGCACTAA
- a CDS encoding GntR family transcriptional regulator, protein MKTKFLNYLLLSLVFSLFAFAKKAENIKVYLIGDSTCAIKEPNKYPETGWGMPFVYFFDSSIVVDNRAKNGRSTRTFIEEKLWQPVVENLKEGDYVFIQFGHNDEVKTKKSYTTEEEFKKNLVRYITESKNKKALPILITPVARRKFDSVGVFVKTHEVYSAIVREVARQQQIPLIDLDIKSTELLIKMGVENSRMLFLQLAKGEHPNYPEGIEDNTHFNEFGARKIAQIVLEDIRKLNLPLAAHIVKPGEKK, encoded by the coding sequence ATGAAGACAAAATTTTTAAACTATTTACTCTTAAGTCTGGTCTTTTCTTTATTTGCTTTCGCTAAAAAAGCAGAGAACATAAAAGTCTACCTGATCGGTGATTCTACCTGTGCCATTAAAGAACCGAATAAATATCCTGAAACCGGCTGGGGCATGCCGTTTGTGTATTTCTTTGACTCCAGCATAGTTGTTGATAACCGAGCTAAAAACGGAAGAAGCACAAGAACATTTATTGAAGAAAAATTATGGCAACCGGTAGTTGAGAACCTAAAAGAAGGAGATTATGTTTTTATTCAGTTCGGACATAATGACGAGGTGAAGACAAAAAAGAGTTACACGACTGAAGAAGAATTCAAAAAAAATCTGGTGCGTTATATAACAGAATCAAAAAATAAAAAAGCACTTCCCATTCTTATTACCCCTGTGGCAAGAAGAAAATTTGACAGCGTTGGCGTTTTTGTAAAAACACATGAAGTTTATTCTGCTATTGTGAGAGAAGTGGCCAGGCAGCAGCAGATTCCGCTCATAGATTTGGATATTAAAAGCACAGAGCTTCTTATAAAAATGGGAGTAGAAAATTCGCGCATGCTTTTTTTACAACTTGCTAAAGGCGAGCATCCCAATTATCCCGAAGGTATAGAAGACAACACACACTTCAATGAATTTGGTGCTAGGAAAATAGCACAAATCGTTTTAGAAGACATCCGGAAATTGAATTTACCACTTGCCGCACATATCGTGAAGCCCGGTGAAAAAAAATAA